The Sulfuricaulis sp. genome contains a region encoding:
- the glnE gene encoding bifunctional [glutamate--ammonia ligase]-adenylyl-L-tyrosine phosphorylase/[glutamate--ammonia-ligase] adenylyltransferase produces the protein MNNSAKQTFDVALAAIPEPLRAQVSAHWQELAPEVAQLPPGKWLETLPRVFATSEFVARACVQQSALLNDLISSGDLLRPYPAGDLAARVAKSLAEAADELALKTRLRQLRRREMVRMAWRDLAGWADLRETLATLSEFADACVDGALAKLHAWAVEKSGEPRGEQSGKPPKLVVLALGKLGGQELNFSSDIDLIFAYPEEGEIQGPPALSNHEFFLRLGQSLINVLNENTADGFVFRVDMRLRPNGASGPLALSFAAMEHYYQTHGREWERYAFIKARVIAGDKAAGEELLKTLKPFVYRKYLDYGTIESIRNMKGMIEREMVRKGMHGNIKLGSGGIREIEFIAQTQQLIRGGREPQLQERHLLAVLPRMVAAGCMDPGTGDELMQAYVLLRNVEHRLQMVADQQTQQLPTDETAQLKLAFASGFADVKSLAVELERQRDNVHRHFAQLFRTEGEATGEHETDKLASVWLGTADAEIAKQILRDSGYAQSEEALSLVNGLREGPMVAAFSTGARARMDRVVPLVLEAAGKSDESLTTLQRLVHLLEAVGRRTVYFSLMAENPQVLTQLVRLGGASPWIANWIAQHPIVLDELLDPTLYELPTPEALQDELRQRLAHIPEEDLELQMEVLREFRHGHVLRVAASDVGPGLAPEQTGAALAAVAESMVTAALDLAARDLERKHGAPQCPGRETPPGFAVIGYGKLGSRELGYGSDLDMIYLYEGCADGATRGSRPLPNEAFFARLGQRLIHILTTRTPGGILYEVDMRLRPSGKSGPLVTSLTAFRDYQRDHAWTWEHQALVRARPVAGRPGLARQFAEVREEILCRPRDLAKLKTEVREMRGKMVAEKVDHDTTQADVKHDPGGIVDIEFMVQYWVLRWAHNHPGLTRHTENIQLLEALKAEGLLEPARAQLLTEAYRRYLSVEHRLKLMERGALANPAELGDWPERVREVWKEVFD, from the coding sequence ATGAACAACTCCGCCAAACAAACGTTCGATGTGGCCCTCGCTGCGATTCCTGAACCATTGCGGGCCCAGGTGTCCGCCCATTGGCAGGAACTCGCGCCGGAGGTGGCGCAACTTCCGCCGGGAAAGTGGCTCGAAACCCTGCCGCGCGTATTTGCCACGAGTGAATTCGTCGCCCGTGCCTGTGTCCAGCAGTCGGCGCTGTTAAATGATCTGATTTCTTCCGGCGACCTGCTGCGTCCCTATCCGGCCGGCGATCTGGCGGCGCGCGTGGCCAAGTCACTGGCGGAGGCCGCGGACGAGCTGGCGCTGAAAACCCGGCTGCGGCAGTTGCGCCGGCGCGAGATGGTGCGTATGGCCTGGCGTGATCTGGCCGGCTGGGCCGATCTCAGGGAAACCCTCGCCACACTTTCGGAGTTCGCCGATGCCTGTGTCGACGGCGCACTCGCGAAACTCCATGCCTGGGCGGTGGAGAAAAGCGGAGAACCACGCGGCGAACAAAGCGGCAAGCCCCCAAAGTTGGTGGTGCTGGCCCTGGGCAAGCTCGGCGGACAGGAACTCAATTTTTCCTCCGACATTGATCTCATTTTTGCTTATCCGGAAGAGGGCGAGATACAAGGTCCGCCGGCGCTGAGCAACCACGAATTTTTCCTTCGCCTCGGCCAATCACTGATCAATGTGTTGAATGAAAATACCGCCGACGGTTTCGTGTTCCGCGTGGACATGCGCCTGCGCCCGAACGGCGCCAGCGGCCCACTGGCGTTGTCGTTCGCGGCCATGGAGCACTACTACCAGACGCACGGACGTGAGTGGGAGCGCTATGCCTTCATCAAGGCGCGAGTCATTGCCGGTGACAAGGCGGCGGGCGAGGAGTTGCTCAAGACGCTGAAGCCGTTCGTGTACCGCAAGTACCTCGACTACGGGACCATTGAATCGATACGCAACATGAAAGGCATGATCGAGCGTGAGATGGTGCGCAAGGGCATGCATGGCAACATCAAGCTTGGGAGCGGCGGCATCCGCGAGATCGAGTTCATTGCCCAGACACAGCAGCTGATCCGCGGCGGCCGCGAACCGCAGTTACAGGAGCGCCATCTGCTGGCGGTACTGCCGCGCATGGTAGCGGCGGGTTGCATGGACCCTGGCACAGGAGATGAGCTGATGCAGGCCTATGTGTTACTGCGCAATGTCGAACATCGCCTGCAAATGGTGGCCGATCAGCAAACCCAGCAACTGCCCACCGACGAAACCGCGCAGCTGAAGCTGGCCTTCGCCAGCGGTTTCGCCGATGTCAAAAGCCTGGCCGTTGAGCTCGAACGGCAGCGTGACAATGTGCATCGGCATTTTGCGCAACTGTTTCGCACCGAAGGCGAAGCCACCGGTGAGCACGAAACCGACAAGCTCGCATCAGTCTGGCTGGGTACGGCCGATGCCGAGATCGCGAAACAGATACTGCGTGACAGTGGTTATGCACAATCGGAAGAGGCACTCAGTCTGGTAAACGGGCTGCGCGAGGGGCCGATGGTGGCGGCGTTTTCAACAGGTGCCCGTGCACGCATGGACCGCGTGGTGCCGCTGGTGCTCGAGGCGGCGGGCAAAAGCGACGAATCGCTGACGACCTTGCAGCGGTTGGTACATCTGCTCGAGGCCGTCGGCCGGCGCACGGTTTACTTCTCGCTCATGGCAGAGAATCCGCAGGTGCTGACCCAGCTGGTGCGGCTCGGCGGCGCGAGCCCGTGGATCGCCAACTGGATCGCGCAGCATCCGATCGTGCTCGATGAGTTGCTCGATCCGACGCTATACGAGTTGCCGACACCGGAGGCGTTGCAGGATGAGTTGCGGCAGCGGTTGGCACATATTCCGGAAGAGGACCTCGAACTGCAAATGGAAGTGTTGCGTGAGTTTCGTCATGGGCATGTATTGCGCGTGGCGGCGTCCGATGTCGGCCCGGGCCTGGCGCCGGAGCAGACCGGCGCGGCGCTGGCGGCGGTGGCGGAAAGCATGGTCACGGCGGCACTGGATCTGGCGGCACGCGATCTCGAACGCAAGCACGGTGCACCGCAATGCCCGGGCAGGGAGACGCCACCCGGCTTTGCCGTCATCGGTTATGGCAAGCTTGGAAGTCGTGAGCTCGGTTACGGTTCCGATCTCGACATGATTTACCTGTATGAAGGATGCGCAGACGGCGCTACCCGCGGGTCGCGCCCGCTTCCGAACGAAGCCTTCTTTGCGCGCCTCGGCCAGCGACTGATCCACATTCTCACCACACGCACGCCCGGTGGCATCCTTTACGAGGTGGACATGCGCCTGCGTCCGAGCGGCAAGAGCGGTCCGCTGGTGACGAGCCTGACCGCCTTCCGCGATTACCAGCGTGACCATGCCTGGACCTGGGAGCATCAGGCCCTGGTACGGGCGCGGCCGGTAGCCGGTAGGCCGGGGCTGGCACGACAGTTTGCCGAAGTTCGCGAGGAAATCCTGTGCCGTCCACGCGATCTTGCCAAGCTCAAGACGGAAGTGCGGGAGATGCGGGGGAAGATGGTGGCGGAAAAAGTGGATCACGATACGACCCAGGCCGATGTGAAGCATGACCCGGGTGGTATCGTGGATATCGAATTTATGGTGCAATACTGGGTCTTGCGGTGGGCGCACAATCATCCCGGGCTCACCCGCCACACGGAAAATATCCAACTCCTGGAAGCCCTCAAGGCCGAGGGTCTGCTGGAACCGGCACGGGCGCAGTTGCTCACGGAGGCTTACCGCCGTTATCTTTCCGTGGAGCATCGCCTCAAGCTGATGGAGCGCGGTGCGCTGGCCAATCCCGCGGAACTCGGCGACTGGCCGGAAAGAGTGCGAGAGGTTTGGAAGGAAGTATTTGATTAA
- a CDS encoding glycosyltransferase family 2 protein, whose protein sequence is MSPKIGVIIPARDEEDSIAHVLRDIPADLSPCVVVVNNRSTDRTAEIARAHGAVVINEQRPGYGRVMLTGLEYFARHPVDIVVFLDGDYSDYPAEMGRLVQPIVEEGYDLVLSTRLNPLLDKESLGPHVIYGNKLVVFLMNLLSGSRYTDLGPFRAIRYDALRKLDMRDLNYGWTVEMQAKAWRLGLKVMEVPMRYRKRIGQSKISGTIKGTVLAGSKMIYMVFRRCLWPRRR, encoded by the coding sequence ATGTCACCGAAAATCGGAGTTATCATCCCCGCGCGCGACGAAGAGGATTCGATCGCGCATGTCCTGCGCGACATCCCGGCGGATCTCTCTCCGTGTGTGGTCGTGGTCAACAACCGCAGCACCGACCGCACCGCAGAGATCGCCCGCGCGCACGGCGCGGTAGTGATCAATGAACAGCGGCCGGGCTACGGGCGCGTCATGCTCACGGGCCTGGAATATTTTGCGCGGCATCCGGTGGACATCGTGGTCTTCCTCGACGGCGATTACAGCGATTATCCAGCGGAGATGGGACGGCTGGTGCAGCCGATTGTCGAGGAAGGTTACGACCTCGTATTGAGCACCCGTTTGAATCCGCTGCTCGATAAAGAATCGCTGGGACCGCACGTCATCTACGGCAACAAGCTGGTGGTGTTCCTGATGAATCTCCTGTCTGGTTCGCGCTACACCGATCTCGGCCCGTTCCGCGCGATCCGTTACGACGCGCTGCGCAAACTCGACATGCGGGACCTGAACTACGGCTGGACCGTCGAGATGCAGGCCAAGGCCTGGCGTCTGGGTCTCAAGGTCATGGAGGTGCCCATGCGTTACCGCAAGCGCATCGGGCAATCGAAAATTTCCGGGACCATCAAGGGGACGGTGCTTGCGGGCAGCAAGATGATATATATGGTGTTCAGGCGTTGCCTGTGGCCGCGGCGGCGGTAA
- a CDS encoding DUF547 domain-containing protein — MKRNLVTALIVAGGLWLAGCTEAPPPSTAPFDHRHALLDQVLQKHVENGLVNYRALQADQETLNRYFQTLAGVDPKAYEGWTRQQMLAFWINAYNAYTLRVIVDHYPVTRSIFADPLRRYPADSIRQIPGVWGWRKWPVMGSKFTLDHMEHTILRQELIEPRIHFVLVCASMGCPLLESRAFDAEYLEQRLDRAAVNYIYRDRKVQIDKAGNAVRLPQIFNWFAGDFTPDAQTAAIFARYPHAAVGSLTWVYRYANAEDREFLRQGKFGLAYLEYDWALNDGR, encoded by the coding sequence ATGAAACGCAATCTTGTTACCGCGCTGATCGTAGCCGGGGGATTATGGCTGGCCGGGTGCACTGAGGCGCCCCCCCCGTCCACGGCGCCTTTCGATCACCGACATGCGCTGCTCGACCAGGTGCTGCAAAAACATGTCGAGAACGGTCTGGTGAATTACCGCGCGCTTCAGGCCGATCAGGAAACGCTCAATCGTTATTTCCAGACGCTCGCTGGCGTGGACCCCAAGGCTTACGAGGGCTGGACGCGCCAGCAGATGCTGGCCTTCTGGATTAACGCCTACAACGCCTACACCCTGCGCGTGATCGTGGATCATTATCCCGTCACGCGCTCGATCTTCGCCGACCCCCTGCGCCGTTATCCCGCCGACAGCATCCGCCAGATACCCGGTGTATGGGGTTGGCGGAAATGGCCGGTCATGGGAAGCAAATTCACGCTCGACCACATGGAGCACACCATTCTGCGCCAGGAACTGATAGAGCCGCGCATACACTTCGTGCTGGTGTGCGCCTCGATGGGCTGCCCTTTGCTCGAAAGCCGCGCCTTCGACGCGGAATATCTGGAACAACGGCTGGACCGGGCGGCGGTCAACTACATCTACCGCGACCGCAAGGTACAGATCGACAAGGCAGGCAACGCCGTGCGCTTGCCGCAGATCTTTAACTGGTTCGCCGGGGATTTCACACCCGATGCGCAGACCGCCGCGATCTTCGCCCGTTACCCGCACGCGGCGGTGGGTTCGCTCACCTGGGTTTATCGTTACGCCAATGCCGAAGATCGTGAATTTCTGCGCCAGGGAAAGTTCGGGCTGGCTTATCTGGAATACGACTGGGCCCTCAACGACGGGCGCTGA
- a CDS encoding cellulose synthase family protein has translation MSFAGFLQGGFLAVYFLALGLLCLYGLHRYHLVYLRYRYRDRPPLTAPVRDWPTVTVQLPIYNERYVAPRLLEAIRWLDYPRDRLEVQVLDDSTDDTTLRLEPVIARLRAEGWRVTHTCRGNRRGYKAGALAEGLEQADGEFVAIFDADFLPPPDFLRRMLPYFTDANIGMVQARWGFLNGDYSLLTRLQSIFLDAHFLIEHLARHRSGRFFNFNGTAGVWRKSCLIDAGGWMADTLTEDLDISYRAQLRGWHFVFAADVIAPSELPVEMTSFRLQQHRWAKGSIQTARKLLVAVIASPFSWKVKVEAFFHLTNNVAMLLLVFFSVALLPSVLIRQSLGWQMAAWIELPLFVLAAPSAALFYVTAQRAAGVGGWCSLGRVPLLMALGTGMALNAARAVLEGWLGRESEFRRTPKHGIQTGADFPASKVYRGRLDAVTAGELLLSAYFLVAFVFAMAQRLYIPAPFLFIFFSGYAYVSLVSLRQNAGRWRAGRWQLSQDIPAP, from the coding sequence ATTTCTGGCCGTCTATTTCCTCGCACTCGGCCTGCTCTGTCTCTACGGCCTGCACCGCTATCACCTCGTGTATCTGCGCTATCGGTACCGGGATCGTCCGCCCCTGACTGCGCCTGTCCGCGACTGGCCGACGGTTACTGTTCAGCTGCCCATTTATAACGAGCGCTACGTCGCCCCAAGGTTGCTCGAGGCGATCCGGTGGCTGGATTATCCGCGCGACCGCCTGGAGGTGCAGGTGCTGGACGATTCCACCGACGACACCACGTTGCGGCTCGAACCGGTGATCGCGCGCCTTCGCGCGGAAGGGTGGCGCGTGACGCACACGTGTCGCGGGAACCGCCGTGGCTACAAGGCCGGCGCGCTGGCCGAGGGGCTGGAGCAGGCCGACGGCGAGTTTGTCGCAATCTTCGACGCCGATTTTCTGCCGCCACCGGATTTCCTGCGGCGTATGCTGCCGTATTTCACGGACGCGAACATCGGCATGGTCCAGGCCCGCTGGGGATTCCTCAACGGCGATTACTCCCTGTTGACGCGGTTGCAGTCCATTTTCCTGGACGCGCATTTCCTGATCGAGCATCTCGCGCGCCACCGTTCCGGACGCTTCTTCAATTTCAACGGCACCGCCGGTGTGTGGCGCAAAAGCTGCCTGATAGATGCCGGCGGCTGGATGGCCGACACGCTGACCGAGGATCTCGACATCAGCTACCGCGCCCAGCTGCGCGGTTGGCACTTCGTGTTCGCCGCGGACGTGATCGCACCGTCGGAACTCCCGGTGGAAATGACGTCTTTCCGTCTGCAACAGCACCGCTGGGCCAAGGGCTCGATTCAGACCGCACGCAAGTTGCTGGTCGCCGTAATCGCAAGCCCCTTCTCCTGGAAAGTTAAAGTCGAGGCGTTTTTTCATCTCACCAACAACGTCGCGATGCTGCTGCTGGTGTTTTTCTCCGTGGCACTGCTGCCGTCCGTGCTAATTCGCCAGAGTCTCGGTTGGCAAATGGCGGCCTGGATTGAGCTGCCGTTGTTCGTATTGGCGGCGCCTTCTGCGGCTTTATTCTATGTCACGGCGCAGCGCGCCGCCGGCGTCGGCGGGTGGTGCAGTCTCGGTCGCGTCCCCCTGCTGATGGCATTGGGAACGGGCATGGCGCTCAATGCCGCACGGGCGGTGCTGGAGGGATGGCTGGGACGCGAATCCGAGTTCCGGCGCACACCGAAGCACGGAATACAGACTGGCGCGGATTTCCCGGCAAGCAAGGTTTATCGCGGCAGGTTGGATGCCGTTACGGCGGGCGAGTTGCTGCTGTCCGCTTATTTTCTTGTCGCCTTCGTCTTCGCCATGGCGCAGCGGTTGTACATCCCCGCGCCGTTCCTGTTCATTTTCTTCTCCGGTTATGCCTATGTGTCCTTGGTCTCGCTGCGGCAGAATGCGGGCCGGTGGCGTGCCGGCAGATGGCAGCTAAGTCAGGATATTCCGGCGCCATGA